One genomic window of Bartonella sp. HY038 includes the following:
- the cobS gene encoding cobaltochelatase subunit CobS: protein MKEDNQSTMHLPDITVSARDVFGIDTDMQVPAFSQGNDYVPQSDPDYLFDRQTTLAILAGFAFNRRVMVSGYHGTGKSTHIEQVAARLNWPCVRINLDSHVSRIDLVGKDAIVVKDGKQITEFKDGILPWAYQHNVALVFDEYDAGRPDVMFVIQRVLESSGRLTLLDQSRVIAPHPAFRLFATANTVGLGDTTGLYHGTQQINQAQMDRWSIVTTLNYLPHDNEVAIVLAKAKHFKTQADGRDIISRMVRVADLTRQAFINGDLSTVMSPRTVITWAENAEIFKDIGFAFRLTFLNKCDELERSIVAEFYQRAFGEDLPDSIVNTVFA, encoded by the coding sequence ATGAAAGAGGATAATCAATCGACCATGCACTTGCCTGACATTACTGTGTCTGCCCGTGATGTATTCGGCATTGATACAGATATGCAAGTGCCAGCATTTTCACAAGGCAATGATTATGTGCCACAGAGTGATCCTGATTATCTTTTCGATCGCCAAACAACTCTTGCCATTCTAGCCGGTTTTGCCTTTAATCGCCGTGTTATGGTTTCTGGCTATCACGGTACTGGTAAATCCACCCATATTGAGCAAGTTGCTGCCCGCCTTAATTGGCCCTGCGTGCGTATTAATCTAGATAGCCATGTCAGCCGTATTGACCTTGTTGGTAAGGATGCCATTGTTGTTAAAGATGGCAAACAAATAACCGAGTTTAAAGATGGCATCTTACCTTGGGCATACCAGCATAATGTTGCCTTGGTTTTTGATGAATATGATGCAGGTCGCCCTGATGTGATGTTTGTTATCCAACGTGTGCTTGAATCCTCTGGCCGCTTGACCTTGCTTGATCAAAGCCGCGTCATTGCCCCTCATCCAGCATTTCGACTTTTTGCAACGGCAAATACTGTTGGGCTTGGCGATACAACCGGTCTTTATCACGGTACGCAGCAAATCAATCAGGCGCAAATGGATCGTTGGTCAATCGTCACCACCTTGAATTATTTGCCCCATGATAATGAAGTGGCAATTGTTCTTGCAAAGGCGAAACATTTCAAAACCCAAGCCGATGGCCGCGATATTATCAGCCGCATGGTGCGCGTTGCTGATCTCACCCGCCAAGCCTTTATTAATGGCGATTTATCAACAGTAATGAGCCCAAGAACGGTTATTACTTGGGCAGAAAACGCTGAAATTTTCAAAGATATTGGTTTTGCTTTCCGCCTTACCTTCTTAAATAAATGTGATGAACTTGAACGCTCAATTGTTGCAGAGTTCTATCAACGTGCCTTTGGCGAAGATCTTCCAGACTCGATCGTCAATACCGTTTTTGCATAA
- a CDS encoding DUF2247 family protein codes for MHWTISRKDLYDIDDSLDLGALYFGLQNGFIGVKDLRAYIIQSLNEKSENILYDLIAQDHDFNFVASLKKLIPNYNELLAKKCWIYIFLKYLLKYETMFDDPYQEIESFSANLDYPQILSPLIRYTPLPEGAIGGIEEMKKYWQNLICELEDQNFNLTRI; via the coding sequence ATGCATTGGACGATAAGCCGCAAAGACCTATACGATATTGATGATAGCCTTGATTTGGGTGCCCTTTATTTTGGATTACAAAACGGCTTTATTGGGGTTAAAGACCTAAGGGCTTATATTATTCAAAGCCTTAATGAAAAAAGTGAAAATATACTTTACGATCTCATAGCGCAAGATCATGATTTTAATTTTGTTGCTAGTCTCAAAAAGCTAATACCCAATTATAATGAACTACTAGCAAAAAAATGTTGGATATATATTTTTCTAAAATACTTATTGAAATATGAGACGATGTTTGATGATCCTTATCAAGAAATAGAAAGCTTTTCCGCCAATTTAGATTATCCGCAAATATTAAGTCCGCTCATCCGCTATACGCCATTGCCAGAAGGTGCGATTGGCGGCATTGAAGAAATGAAGAAATATTGGCAAAACCTTATCTGCGAGCTTGAAGATCAAAACTTTAACCTGACGCGCATATAG
- a CDS encoding ParA family protein, translating into MSDQVRIIAIANQKGGVGKTTTAINLATALAAIGEKVLVLDIDPQGNASTGLGIDRNNRRLSSYDVVIEGVSVVDAALATDVPNLSIVPSTLDLLGVEMEIAARADRSHRLRLALRDDPRVKHKFSYILIDCPPSFNLLTLNAMGASDSVLVPLQCEFLALEGLSQLLETIKQVRSSLNPHLTIQGIVLTMYDGRNNLANQVVDDVRSFMGEKVYRTVIPRNVRVSEAPSFGKPALLYDLKCAGSQAYLQLASEVIQRERRLRYENA; encoded by the coding sequence ATGAGTGATCAGGTACGTATTATTGCAATAGCTAACCAAAAGGGTGGCGTTGGTAAAACAACCACAGCGATTAACCTTGCTACTGCTTTGGCTGCTATCGGCGAAAAAGTCTTAGTATTGGACATTGATCCACAAGGAAATGCGAGTACCGGACTTGGTATTGACCGTAATAACCGTCGCTTGTCGTCTTATGATGTGGTGATTGAGGGTGTTTCAGTCGTTGATGCTGCGCTTGCTACCGATGTTCCAAACCTTTCCATCGTGCCATCGACCCTTGATTTGCTAGGGGTTGAAATGGAAATAGCAGCGCGCGCGGACCGTTCTCATCGTTTACGTTTGGCTTTACGTGATGACCCAAGAGTTAAACATAAGTTTTCTTACATTCTTATTGATTGCCCGCCATCTTTCAATCTTTTAACTTTAAATGCCATGGGTGCTTCGGATTCTGTTCTTGTACCACTGCAATGTGAGTTTTTGGCATTGGAAGGTTTAAGCCAGTTGTTAGAAACAATTAAGCAGGTTCGTTCAAGCCTTAATCCGCATCTTACTATACAAGGTATTGTCCTTACCATGTATGATGGGCGTAATAATCTTGCTAATCAAGTTGTGGACGATGTACGTTCTTTTATGGGTGAAAAGGTATATCGTACTGTCATTCCTCGTAATGTGCGCGTATCTGAAGCACCAAGCTTTGGTAAGCCGGCGCTGCTATATGATTTGAAATGTGCGGGTAGCCAAGCCTATTTGCAATTGGCGTCAGAAGTTATTCAACGAGAACGGCGTTTGCGTTACGAAAATGCATAA
- a CDS encoding SLC13 family permease, with translation MSQDLSIVLILLALAVVMFALNKPRMDAVALIMIGALPLSGILTVNEALSGFSDPAVILIALLFVIGEALARTGIVQYIGDWLLKKSNSNENQLLIFLMVAVAGVGAFMSSTGVVAIFIPVVLRIAKQTHIAAGRLMMPLSYAALLSGMLTLVATPPNLVVQSELVRHNLPTFSFFSFTPFGLPLLILAILYMFVIRKFLGTEQKPKSTYQRPHIADWVEEYQLYQREARIKILKNSPLIRKTLEELDLRQANGVNILAIERTSGLTKKLVTPRPDTLLLQDDILLLDVVNMPESETVASLCGAYKLEQMRLASGYFADSTQQLGMAQIMIPASSALINETAASVKFRKRFDLSIVGMKRANKAVSDSVADMPFKMGDILLVIGPWRNIRRLANYGNDIVVLDLPEEIDDATPAPTRAPYALIGLGVMIVLMVSGIIPNVLAALLVCLFLGLTRCIDFDAAYRSIHWQSLVLIAGMLPFSLALQKTGGITLATDFVLSLAGQSEPRVLLASLFIVTAILGLFISNTATAVLMAPVAISLAQQMGVSPLPFAMTVALAASTAFITPVSSPVNALVQGPGNFRFIDFVKFGVPFSLLTMLVTLILVPILLPF, from the coding sequence ATGAGCCAAGATTTAAGCATTGTTCTTATATTATTGGCTCTTGCAGTTGTTATGTTTGCGCTTAATAAGCCACGCATGGATGCTGTTGCGCTTATTATGATTGGCGCCTTGCCATTAAGTGGCATTTTAACCGTCAACGAGGCGCTATCAGGCTTTTCAGATCCCGCCGTTATTCTTATTGCCTTGCTTTTTGTGATTGGTGAAGCATTAGCGCGCACGGGCATAGTGCAATATATTGGCGATTGGTTGCTGAAGAAATCAAACTCCAATGAAAATCAATTGCTAATATTTTTAATGGTGGCTGTGGCAGGTGTTGGCGCTTTTATGAGCTCAACTGGTGTTGTTGCCATTTTTATTCCGGTTGTTTTGCGTATTGCTAAACAAACCCATATAGCCGCTGGCCGCTTGATGATGCCGCTAAGCTATGCAGCTTTATTAAGCGGTATGCTCACCCTTGTTGCCACACCACCTAATCTTGTCGTCCAAAGCGAACTTGTTCGCCATAACCTTCCTACTTTTAGTTTCTTTTCTTTTACGCCTTTTGGCTTGCCGCTTTTAATCCTTGCCATTTTATATATGTTTGTTATCCGTAAATTTTTAGGAACAGAGCAAAAGCCAAAATCAACCTATCAACGCCCGCATATTGCTGATTGGGTTGAGGAGTATCAGCTTTATCAACGTGAAGCACGTATAAAAATTTTAAAAAACTCGCCACTTATTCGTAAAACATTGGAAGAGCTCGATTTACGCCAAGCCAATGGTGTTAATATTTTGGCAATTGAACGCACCTCCGGTCTTACCAAAAAACTAGTAACACCGCGCCCAGATACGCTTTTATTACAAGATGATATTTTGCTGCTTGATGTGGTCAATATGCCGGAAAGTGAAACGGTAGCCAGTCTTTGTGGTGCCTATAAGCTTGAACAAATGCGTCTTGCTAGTGGTTATTTTGCCGATAGTACCCAACAACTTGGCATGGCGCAAATTATGATACCAGCAAGCTCGGCTTTAATCAATGAAACTGCAGCCAGCGTTAAATTTAGAAAGCGTTTTGATCTTTCCATTGTTGGCATGAAACGCGCCAACAAAGCTGTAAGTGATAGTGTTGCCGATATGCCGTTTAAAATGGGCGATATTTTATTAGTTATCGGACCATGGCGCAATATTCGCCGCCTTGCGAATTACGGCAATGATATTGTTGTTTTGGATTTACCTGAAGAAATTGATGATGCAACCCCAGCACCTACCCGTGCGCCTTATGCGCTTATCGGTCTTGGTGTGATGATTGTTTTAATGGTTAGCGGTATTATCCCCAATGTGTTGGCAGCCTTATTGGTTTGTCTATTTTTGGGGTTAACACGGTGTATTGATTTTGATGCCGCCTATCGCTCAATTCACTGGCAAAGTCTTGTTTTAATTGCAGGCATGTTGCCTTTCTCACTCGCTTTACAAAAAACTGGCGGTATTACTTTAGCAACCGATTTTGTGCTTTCTCTTGCCGGGCAAAGCGAACCAAGGGTGTTACTAGCAAGCTTATTTATTGTTACAGCTATATTGGGGCTGTTTATATCGAATACAGCAACCGCCGTTCTTATGGCACCTGTTGCCATTAGCCTTGCTCAGCAAATGGGTGTGTCGCCCTTGCCCTTTGCTATGACGGTTGCTCTTGCTGCTTCCACCGCCTTTATAACGCCCGTATCATCACCAGTAAATGCTTTGGTGCAAGGGCCAGGTAATTTCCGCTTTATTGACTTTGTAAAATTTGGCGTGCCTTTTTCATTATTAACAATGTTGGTAACCCTTATCCTTGTGCCAATATTATTGCCATTTTAG
- a CDS encoding ParB/RepB/Spo0J family partition protein has product MSEDKSKKRLGRGLAALIGDIEAPQASPEVVVTQIASEKQVPIELVSRNPRNPRRTFVEAELDDLAQSIREHGIVQPLVVRPLGGDYFELIAGERRWRAAQRAGLVRVPVIVRDVDDRTALELAIIENVQRSDLNPVEEALGYQQLIDEHDYTQADLAQVIGKSRSHVANTLRLLKLPPEVQQMVNDGLLSAGHARCLITASDPLSLAQKIIAEGLSVRQAEALAAKGPEEEKPAKIPVEKDADTKALERRIGDCLGLKVDIKYNKKGGDIRISYKTLEQLDDLCQRLGAQIA; this is encoded by the coding sequence ATGAGTGAAGATAAATCAAAAAAAAGATTAGGGCGTGGGCTTGCTGCGCTAATTGGCGATATTGAAGCCCCGCAGGCTTCGCCCGAAGTAGTGGTTACGCAGATTGCATCAGAAAAGCAGGTGCCAATTGAATTGGTATCGCGCAATCCCCGTAATCCCCGCCGAACATTTGTTGAAGCCGAGTTAGATGATCTCGCGCAATCTATTCGTGAGCATGGTATTGTGCAGCCGCTTGTTGTGCGCCCATTAGGCGGCGATTATTTTGAATTGATTGCTGGTGAACGGCGTTGGCGGGCAGCGCAGCGTGCTGGTCTTGTACGTGTGCCGGTTATTGTCCGTGATGTTGATGATCGCACTGCTTTAGAGCTTGCTATTATTGAAAATGTTCAGCGCAGTGACCTTAATCCAGTGGAAGAAGCTCTGGGTTATCAGCAACTGATTGACGAACATGATTATACTCAAGCTGATCTTGCCCAAGTGATTGGTAAAAGCCGCAGCCATGTTGCCAATACTTTGCGGCTTTTAAAACTGCCACCTGAAGTACAACAAATGGTTAATGATGGGTTACTTTCGGCTGGGCATGCACGTTGCCTTATTACTGCATCTGATCCATTGAGCCTTGCACAAAAGATTATTGCTGAAGGCTTATCAGTGCGTCAAGCGGAGGCTTTAGCAGCAAAAGGCCCAGAAGAAGAAAAGCCAGCTAAAATACCGGTTGAAAAAGATGCTGACACCAAGGCATTAGAGCGGCGTATTGGTGACTGTCTTGGGCTTAAGGTGGATATTAAATATAATAAGAAAGGTGGAGATATCCGTATTTCTTATAAAACGCTTGAGCAGCTCGATGATCTTTGCCAGCGATTAGGCGCACAAATTGCTTGA
- the cobT gene encoding cobaltochelatase subunit CobT, translated as MAAQPGDNSRDNRTKPVDSEPFKRAISATMRAVAADRELNVTFTNDRPSLSGDTARLPDLSRRPTMRDIAVTRGLGDSMSLRKAWHNASIHAKLAPEGNDARAIYDAVEQARIESIGARMMDGMADNLDAMLGERYARANYKDIESQDDAPLAEALSLMVREKLTGRKAPVEAGSLVDLWRDWVEARAGKNLENLTDKLNDQNAFARAIRDMLTAMELGEELRDDPNPEEDGDEEDQSQSDENQEGEADNPENAESGESENAEQGSEETEDGEMEAADYSDEQASETEDLDSEMQPGETRRPQNALADLEHLGDYKVFTREFDETVEANELCDEEELDKLRAHLDKQLANLQGVVGRLANRLQRRLMAAQNRSWDFDLEEGYLDTARLTRLVIDPAQPLSFKRERDTEFRDTVVTLLLDNSGSMRGRPITVAATCTDILARTLERCGVKVEILGFTTKAWRGGQSREAWLQRGKPANPGRLNDLRHIIYKSADTPWRRARRNLGLMMREGLLKENIDGEALVWAHQRLLARSEHRRILMMISDGAPVDDSTLSVNPGNFLEKHLRGVIEEIETRSPIELIAIGIGHDVTRYYRRAVTIVDAEELAGAITEQLAALFDENGDKKRSKR; from the coding sequence ATGGCAGCACAACCGGGAGATAATAGCCGCGACAATAGGACAAAACCTGTTGATAGTGAGCCATTCAAGCGTGCGATTAGCGCAACAATGCGTGCTGTTGCCGCCGACCGTGAACTTAATGTGACCTTCACCAATGATCGCCCTTCATTAAGTGGCGACACTGCGCGGCTGCCAGATTTATCCCGCCGCCCAACAATGCGTGATATTGCCGTTACACGTGGCCTTGGTGACTCTATGTCCTTGCGCAAAGCTTGGCATAATGCTTCCATTCATGCAAAATTAGCCCCTGAAGGTAATGATGCTCGCGCTATTTATGACGCGGTTGAACAAGCCCGTATTGAATCCATCGGCGCGCGAATGATGGATGGCATGGCAGATAATCTTGATGCTATGCTTGGCGAGCGTTATGCGCGGGCTAATTACAAAGATATTGAATCCCAAGATGATGCGCCGCTTGCTGAAGCGCTTTCTTTGATGGTGCGTGAAAAATTAACTGGTCGCAAAGCCCCTGTTGAAGCTGGCTCATTGGTTGATCTATGGCGCGACTGGGTGGAGGCGCGTGCCGGTAAAAACCTTGAAAATTTAACCGATAAGCTCAACGATCAAAATGCTTTTGCGCGTGCTATCCGTGATATGCTAACCGCAATGGAGCTTGGTGAAGAATTACGCGATGATCCAAATCCTGAAGAAGATGGCGATGAGGAAGATCAAAGCCAATCAGACGAGAATCAAGAAGGCGAAGCCGATAATCCTGAAAATGCCGAAAGTGGTGAAAGCGAAAATGCCGAACAAGGCTCGGAAGAGACCGAAGACGGCGAAATGGAAGCTGCTGATTATTCTGATGAACAAGCATCGGAAACTGAAGATCTTGATTCTGAAATGCAACCAGGTGAAACAAGGCGTCCACAAAATGCTTTGGCTGATCTTGAGCATTTGGGCGATTATAAGGTTTTCACGCGCGAATTTGATGAAACGGTGGAAGCCAATGAGCTTTGCGATGAGGAAGAGCTTGATAAGTTACGCGCCCATTTAGACAAGCAATTGGCCAATTTGCAAGGGGTGGTTGGCAGACTTGCCAACCGCTTGCAACGGCGCTTAATGGCCGCACAAAACCGTTCATGGGATTTTGATCTTGAAGAAGGTTATCTTGATACAGCACGCTTGACCCGCTTGGTTATTGATCCTGCCCAACCGCTTTCTTTCAAGCGTGAGCGTGATACAGAGTTTCGCGATACGGTTGTCACCCTGCTCTTGGATAATTCTGGTTCCATGCGCGGTCGTCCAATTACGGTTGCTGCAACCTGTACGGATATTCTTGCTCGCACCTTAGAGCGGTGCGGCGTTAAAGTTGAAATATTGGGCTTTACCACCAAAGCATGGCGTGGCGGCCAGTCACGCGAAGCATGGTTACAACGCGGCAAGCCAGCAAATCCGGGTCGCTTAAATGATTTGCGCCACATCATCTATAAAAGCGCTGATACACCTTGGCGCCGTGCAAGGCGCAATCTCGGCTTGATGATGCGTGAAGGCTTGCTCAAAGAAAATATTGATGGTGAAGCACTTGTTTGGGCGCATCAACGTTTATTGGCACGCAGTGAACATAGACGCATTTTAATGATGATTTCTGATGGTGCACCTGTTGACGATTCAACCCTTTCGGTTAATCCGGGTAATTTTTTAGAAAAACATTTGCGCGGTGTGATTGAAGAGATTGAAACACGCTCGCCTATCGAGCTTATCGCCATTGGTATCGGACATGATGTGACGCGTTACTATCGCCGTGCTGTTACTATTGTTGATGCAGAAGAGCTTGCTGGTGCAATTACCGAGCAATTAGCAGCATTATTTGATGAAAATGGCGATAAAAAACGTAGCAAACGCTAA